The following proteins come from a genomic window of Panicum hallii strain FIL2 chromosome 8, PHallii_v3.1, whole genome shotgun sequence:
- the LOC112903116 gene encoding bisdemethoxycurcumin synthase-like, protein MAATAGVDSVLQECQQRQRPDGTAAVLAIGTANPANCLHQDEYPDWYFRVTKSDHLTTLKNKMKRICEKSGVRKRYFHCTEEMLAGHPEFLDPALPSLDARLAITADAVPELAAAAAARAIAEWGRPAADITHLVLSTSSSAQSPGPDLRLADLLGLRPTVRRTLLFFHACFGGSSALRVAKDIAESHRGARVLVAVCEVNSLLSFGPPQEARLDGLVAAALFGDGAGAVIVGAADDDQAEPVECPIFYMMSASQATLPGTEDALSMQLGDAGYDIGLSAKAPALVRDHIEACLANMVAPLGLTSGGCGGWNSLFWAVHPGGRAILDSCEAALALEPGKLAASRHVLSEYGNVYGASIVFVLDEIQRRRRRNGDQTERDDMLDCEWGVMLGVGPGVTVETMVLLHAAGKQDEY, encoded by the exons ATGGCTGCAACAGCGGGTGTTGACAGCGTCCTGCAGGAGTGCCAGCAGAGGCAGCGCCCCGACGGCACTGCGGCCGTGCTGGCCATCGGCACGGCCAACCCTGCGAACTGCCTGCACCAGGACGAATACCCCGACTGGTACTTCCGCGTCACCAAGAGCGACCACCTCACCACGCTCAAGAACAAAATGAAGAGAATAT GTGAGAAATCCGGCGTCAGGAAGCGTTACTTCCACTGTACCGAGGAGATGCTCGCCGGCCACCCGGAGTTCCTGGACCCCGCTCTGCCGTCGCTCGACGCACGTCTGGCCATCACGGCGGACGCCGTTCCCGAgctcgccgcggcggccgcggcgagggCGATCGCGGAGTGGGGACGTCCGGCCGCCGACATCACGCACCTCGTGCTGAGCACCAGTTCCAGCGCCCAGTCGCCGGGCCCCGACCTCCGGCTGGCCGATCTCCTGGGTCTCCGCCCAACCGTGCGGCGCACGCTGCTCTTCTTCCACGCCTGCTTCGGCGGCTCCAGCGCGCTCCGGGTCGCCAAGGACATCGCCGAGAGCcaccgcggcgcgcgcgtgctGGTCGCCGTCTGCGAGGTCAACTCGCTGCTATCCTTCGGGCCCCCGCAGGAGGCCCGCCTGGACGGCCTCGTCGCCGCGGCTCTATTCGGCGACGGTGCTGGCGCCGTCATTGTAGGCGCCGCCGACGACGACCAGGCGGAACCCGTTGAGTGCCCCATCTTCTACATGATGTCCGCCTCGCAGGCAACGTTACCAGGGACGGAGGACGCCTTGTCTATGCAGCTCGGCGATGCTGGCTACGACATCGGCTTGTCCGCCAAGGCGCCAGCGCTCGTCCGTGACCACATCGAGGCGTGCTTGGCGAACATGGTGGCGCCGCTGGGCCTCAccagcggcggctgcggcggctggAACAGCCTCTTCTGGGCTGTACATCCCGGCGGCCGGGCAATCTTGGACAGCTGCGAGGCGGCGCTCGCCCTGGAGCCCGGGAAGCTGGCGGCCTCCCGGCACGTTCTGAGCGAGTACGGGAACGTGTATGGCGCGTCGATCGTCTTCGTTCTGGACGAGATacagcggcgccgccgccgaaaTGGTGACCAGACGGAACGCGACGACATGCTTGACTGCGAGTGGGGCGTCATGCTGGGGGTCGGCCCGGGGGTCACCGTCGAGACGATGGTGTTGCTGCATGCTGCCGGCAAGCAAGATGAATACTAG